CGTCGAGGTGCGGCTCAACACCCACATCAAGGGCTACGAGAACTGCCGGGCCTACTACTCCGAAACCGACTTTATCCCGACCGAGAACCTGATCTGGGCAGCTGGGGTAAACGGGGCCGCCGTGCCGGGCATTCCGGCCGAAATCGTGGCCCGCAACAAGCGCATCAACGTGAACCAGTGGAACCAGGTGGAGGGCCTGCCCAATGTGTTTGCCATCGGCGACGTGGCCAATATGGTGACTGAGGAAATGCCCCGCGGTCTGCCTATGCTGGCGCCCGTAGCTCAGCAACAGGCCGAGCTGTTGGGCGACAACCTACAGCGCATCATCAAAGGTCAGGCCCCCGTGCCGTTCGTGTATAAGAACAAAGGCGTAATGGCCATTGTCAGCCGCAACAAGGCTGTAGTCGACCTGCCCAAGGACGTGCACTTCAGCGGCATCTTCGGCTGGTTTACCTGGCTGTTTGTGCACTTGATGACGCTCGTGGGCTTCCGTAACAAAGTGGTGGCCTTTGTCGACTGGGCCTTCAGCTACTTCAGCTCCGACCAAGCCCTGCGCCTGATTATCCGCCCCTTCAGCCGCCGCGACGTGAAAGACGACCAAGGCAAGAAAAAAGCCGAGCACGCCACCGGTACCCCCCAATACAACCCGACCCCGCCTGCCATCCAGACGCCAGCGGCGTAGCGGTGAGATGGTGAAATGGTGGACTAGTGAGTTTGCTGTCCGGCTGGCGCTAATTGCGGCAATCCATCATTTAAAATGTGCCGAGCTTTCTAAACTGAAAGCCCCTTCCTACACGCTGTAGGAAGGGGCTTTCTGGTAAAAGGACGTTTCGTACTACGCAGAGGACGGATTGCTTCGCAAGCTCGCAATGACGGAAGCAAACGTGCTAGCCGAAAGACAAACTCACCAGCTCACCATCTCACTATTTCGCCCCTACAGGGCATACTCGGCCAGAGCGCGACTGATATCGTGGATGCTGCGGTCGTCGCGGAAGTTCTTGCTGATAGGCTCGGCCTGGCCGCGAATCCAAATTTTGAGCTCGGCGTCGAGGTCAAAGTGGCCGGTGGTTTCCATCGAGAACCGTTCGATGCTGCGGTAGGGCACGCTCAGGATTTCGCGCTTTTTGCCCGTAACGCCCTGCTTGTCTACCAGAATCAGGCGCTTGTTGGTGAAAATGATCTGGTCGCGGATGATGGCGTAGGCTTTTTCAATCCGCTCCCCGGTGGCCAGAATCTGCGTGAGCTCCTGCTGGAGTTCCTGCGCGTCGTTTTCGGAAGCATTGCCCAGCAGGCCGTCGAGAATTCCCATAGTTGTAGTGATTTTGGTTGCGGCTGCCAAGCTAGGAAATACTAGTTGGTTTGAGCACAAGCCTTTTCTAAAAGAGCCGAGCCGAGTTGAGTCGTCGTAATTGCAGGAAGCAGAAGCCTTGCTTTCCTGCCCAGACAAGCGGCGGCTCTAATGAGAGCAGCCCACGGGAATTCCGCGGGCTGCTCTCTGTTAATGTCAGACACTACGGGCTGAATTACCGGCTAATCAGGCTTGGTCTGACCGCAGCCAACGGTGCTCACGTTGCTCAGCGTTAGATGCGGAATGGGCAGCGGTACCGTATTCTGAGGGCAAAACGCATTTGACATGTTCGGCCCCTCGGTGTAAGTGAAGTAGATGGTCTGACCTACCTCCACCACTTGCCCGTCAATCTTTAATTCGGGCTTTGACTGCTGGAGCAGGTTCACCCCGGCTACCAGGTTCGTATGCTGCCCGTGGGCTTTGCCAATGGGGTAATTGCTGTCCATCTCGATTAGCACGCCATCCATGCAGGCGGCGCCGACAACTTTGCCGGAATAGCAGGCTGGGGCGGGAGCTTCGTCGATGCAGCCTTCCTGGCAACCCGGCAGAGCTAATAAGGAGACAAGAGCAAGAGCGGAGAAGAGGTGGCGCATATGCAGGAGGGTAAGGAGGTTGGCTAAATGTTTCAAAGAAGAGCCAAGCGCGTGGTCAAGGGTTGCACGCATAAAAAAGGCCGGGCACTAATGCCCGGCCTTTTTTGGCTTGTTTCCGCAGAGACAATTAGTTGGTGCCACCCGTGCTGCCGCCCCCGGCGGGCTGGCGCTGCTGGGTGGTGCTTTGCTGCTGCATGGGGTTAGGCGCGGCCTGCTGCTGCTGCTGATACAGCTCGAAACGTGAGGGAGCCAGCTTGCGGGGGAAGCTGTTGTTGCTCAGGTCCGTGTCGGCCGTTTCCTGAAAAGGGTCCAGGCTGAAGCTTACCACGGGCTTGGGCGTAATGACGACCTTGGTCACGTGCTCGTTGTTTTTGCGCCAGATTTCGGCCGGAATGTTTAGCATTTCGGTTTTGCCGTCCTCGAAAGTCATCTGCACGATGACCGGCATGGTCAGGCCGCCGACGTTGCGCAAATCCAGCTCGTAGAAGTGCAGGCCGGCGTTGAGGCGGCTCTGTTGCTCAGGCGTGAGCGTGCTGACGTATTTCTGGTAGCGGGCCCGGTCGGCGTCGGTGGTGGCGGTGGGGTCGTAGTTGTTGTAGAAGTCCTTCAGGTCGGGCTTCTCATCCACCACCGTTTTCTTGATGTCCTGCATGTTGCGCTGCTGGCTCAGGGTCTGGGGGGCGCTGTTGAGCATTTCGCGGCGCTTGGCATTCTCGATTTCGGGGTTCTTGGAGTCGACCGTGTACCACTTCACGCCTTCCAGGCTCAGGTCGGTGTGGTCGGTGGTGTAGAACCAGCCGCGCCAGAACCAGTCGAGGTCGGTGCCCGAGGCGTCTTCCATGGTGCGGAAGAAGTCGGCCGGCTCGGGGTGCTTATAGGCCCAGCGCTGGGCGTAGGTTTTGAAGGCGTGGTCGAACAGCTCCCGGCCCATTACCGTTTCGCGCAGGATGTTCAGGCCGGTGGCAGGCTTGGCGTAGGCGTTAGGCCCAAACTGTAGCACCGACTCCGAGTTGGTCATAATCGGGGTTTGCAGGCTCTTATCGGTGCGCATGTACTCCACGATGTTCTTGGGCTCGCCGCGGCGCGAGGGGTAGCCCCGTTCCCATTCCTGCTCGGTCAGGTACTGCACGAACGTGTTCAGGCCCTCGTCCATCCACGACCACTGCCGCTCGTCGGAGTTAATAATCATGGGGAAGAAGTTGTGCCCCACTTCGTGAATAATCACCGAAATCATCCCGTATTTCCGGTCGGCTGAGTAAGTGCCGTCCTTCTCGGGGCGGCCGCCGTTGAAGCAGATCATCGGGTACTCCATGCCGCCCACCGGGCCGTGCACCGAAATAGCCACCGGATATTCGTAGTCGATGGTGTGCTTGGAGTAAGTCTTGATGGTGTGGGCCACGACTTCGGTCGAGTACTTGCCCCACAGCGGGTTACCTTCCTTGGGGTAGTAGCTCATGCAGAGCACCGGGTTGCCGGCCTGCTCAATTTCCATGGCGTCCCAGATAAACTTGCGGGACGAAGCCCAGGCGAAGTCGCGCACGTTTTTGGCGGCGTAGGTCCAGGTCTTGGTGCCCGAGGCCCGCTTTTGCTCAGCCCGTTCGGCTTCCATCTGGGTTACAATCAGCACTGGCTTCTTGGCCCCCCGGGCCTGGGCCAGACGCTTGCGCTGAGTAGCGCTTAGCACTTGGTCGGGGTTCTGCAACACGCCGGTAGCGCCTACCACGTGGTCGGCGGGGGCGGTGATGCTCACGCGGTAGTCACCGAAGGGCAGGGTGAATTCGCCGCTGCCCAGGAACTGCTTGTGCTGCCAGCCGCGCACGTCGTTGTAGACGGCCATGCGGGGGTAGAACTGGGCAATTTCGTAGAGGTAATTCTTGTCGTCAGGGAAGAATTCGTACCCGCTCCGCTCACTGATTTTGAGCTGGTCGTTGATGTTGTAGTGCCAGGCTATGCTGAAGGTCACTGACTGCTTGGGCCGCAGGGGCTGGGGCAGGTCGATGCGCATCATCGTGTGGTTGATGGTGTGCTTCAGGGCTTTGCCACCCTTCATGGCTACCGACTCAACCTTGAACCCGCCGTCGAAGTCGGAGCGCATCAGGTACTCCATGGCCTGAAACGACATTTTATCCTTTACCTCGCCCACCTGGGTGGAAGTGGTGATGGAGTTCTTGTCGAGGATGTTCTGGTCGAGCTGCACCCAAAGGTAGGTCAGCACGTCAGGCGAGAGGTTGGTGTAGGTAATGTCCTCGGAGCCTTTGATGGACTGAGTATTGTCGTCCAGCGTGACGCGGATGTTGTAGTCGGCGCGCTGCTGCCAGTAGTCGGCGCCGGGCGCCCCGGAAGCCGTCCGGAACGAGTTGGGCGTGGGCAGCAGCTGGTCGAGCTGCTGGAATTTGTCGGTTCCGGAGTTGGTATTCTGGGCCAGCAGCGGGGCCGCCGTCAGCGTCGCCAGGCCCGCGACCAGCAGTAAGTTTCTGAACATAGAAACAGTATAAAGAGGCGAAAAATCAAGAAAATCAGCGCGGTACGTACTTGCGCACGGCACCTGGAAAGCAAAAGACAGGGACGGCAGCCAAACGCTGCATCAAGCGGGCATAGTTTCTTAAGTGGTAAGGTTTTGCAGCAACAAGATTACGGCAATGCCGCCCGCCGCGCCGCTCACGACCAGAATCCAGTCGCGCCGCGCTACCCGCGCCGCTCGCAACACCACAAAGCCGACTGACAGGATCAGGGCCACGATAAGCAGCTGGCCCAGCTCCACCCCGATGTTGAAGGCTAGCAACTCGGCCAGCGGGCGGCTGCTTTGGCCCAGCAGCTCGCGCAGGTAACTCGAAAAACCCAGACCGTGAATCAGGCCAAATACGGCGGCCAGCAGATTGGGCAGGGCCCAGAGCAGGGGCTGGCGCCGGGTGTCCTGACCAGCCTGGCGCAGGTTGAGCAGGCTGGTCAGCAGAATAGTCAGCGGAATCAGAATCTCAATCAGGCGGGCGTTGTATTGCACGAAGCCCAGCGTGGCCAGGGCCAGCGTAATGGAGTGCCCGATGGTGAAGCTGGTAACCAGGGCTACCACGCGGCGCCATTCGGCGGCGGCATACGGCGCGCACAGGGCCAGCAGAAACACCAGGTGGTCGTAGGCCTGCAGGTTGAAAATGTGGAAAAACCCGAGCTGCAGGTAGGTCTGAAAGACGGACATGAAAGTAAAGCTACGGCACTAAGGTCAGAAAATAGCTACGGCCGGCCTTGGTAATGAGCTGTAAAGGGGCAGTGGTAAGACCCATCCGGAAAACAAAAAGCCCCACCGCAGCGCGGCAGGGCTTTTCGATTTTACCGGAAACGAAGCGTTAATCCTTCACGATACGGCGGATATCGAGGCCGCCTTCCGTCTTGGCGCGCAACAGGTAAACACCAGCGGGCTGCGTAGTCAGATCCAGCCGCACCGTACGGGCGCTGCTGTTGCCTTCCACTGCCGTGGTGAATACGACCTGACCCAGGGCGTTGATTACCGTCAGCTCCGTAGGTTTGGCATAGCCCGTCAGTTCCACGGTGAGGTTACCATCGGGGGTGGGGTTGGGATACACGCTCAGGCTGGAGCCGGCCAGGGGCTTGACGCTGGAGCTTACGACCAGGGCAATAGAAGGGGCCGAAGCGCAGCCGCCAGTGGTGGTCACGACCGTGTAAGTACCGTATTGGGCGGCCGAGTTAATGACGTAGCTCTGGCCCGTAGCGCCGGCAATGGCCACCCCGTTGAGGTAGAACTGGTTACCCGTGGCCGCACTCGAGGTGAGCGTGGTGACCGACCCGTTGTACTGCACCGTGATGGTCGGGCGAGCTGGCGTCGGGGTAATCGTAATGGTGGCCGTGGAGGTTACGGCTGCGCAGCCACCCGAAGCGGCC
Above is a genomic segment from Hymenobacter cellulosivorans containing:
- a CDS encoding PH domain-containing protein — translated: MGILDGLLGNASENDAQELQQELTQILATGERIEKAYAIIRDQIIFTNKRLILVDKQGVTGKKREILSVPYRSIERFSMETTGHFDLDAELKIWIRGQAEPISKNFRDDRSIHDISRALAEYAL
- a CDS encoding M1 family metallopeptidase, producing the protein MFRNLLLVAGLATLTAAPLLAQNTNSGTDKFQQLDQLLPTPNSFRTASGAPGADYWQQRADYNIRVTLDDNTQSIKGSEDITYTNLSPDVLTYLWVQLDQNILDKNSITTSTQVGEVKDKMSFQAMEYLMRSDFDGGFKVESVAMKGGKALKHTINHTMMRIDLPQPLRPKQSVTFSIAWHYNINDQLKISERSGYEFFPDDKNYLYEIAQFYPRMAVYNDVRGWQHKQFLGSGEFTLPFGDYRVSITAPADHVVGATGVLQNPDQVLSATQRKRLAQARGAKKPVLIVTQMEAERAEQKRASGTKTWTYAAKNVRDFAWASSRKFIWDAMEIEQAGNPVLCMSYYPKEGNPLWGKYSTEVVAHTIKTYSKHTIDYEYPVAISVHGPVGGMEYPMICFNGGRPEKDGTYSADRKYGMISVIIHEVGHNFFPMIINSDERQWSWMDEGLNTFVQYLTEQEWERGYPSRRGEPKNIVEYMRTDKSLQTPIMTNSESVLQFGPNAYAKPATGLNILRETVMGRELFDHAFKTYAQRWAYKHPEPADFFRTMEDASGTDLDWFWRGWFYTTDHTDLSLEGVKWYTVDSKNPEIENAKRREMLNSAPQTLSQQRNMQDIKKTVVDEKPDLKDFYNNYDPTATTDADRARYQKYVSTLTPEQQSRLNAGLHFYELDLRNVGGLTMPVIVQMTFEDGKTEMLNIPAEIWRKNNEHVTKVVITPKPVVSFSLDPFQETADTDLSNNSFPRKLAPSRFELYQQQQQAAPNPMQQQSTTQQRQPAGGGSTGGTN
- a CDS encoding HupE/UreJ family protein, producing the protein MSVFQTYLQLGFFHIFNLQAYDHLVFLLALCAPYAAAEWRRVVALVTSFTIGHSITLALATLGFVQYNARLIEILIPLTILLTSLLNLRQAGQDTRRQPLLWALPNLLAAVFGLIHGLGFSSYLRELLGQSSRPLAELLAFNIGVELGQLLIVALILSVGFVVLRAARVARRDWILVVSGAAGGIAVILLLQNLTT